One stretch of Erpetoichthys calabaricus chromosome 14, fErpCal1.3, whole genome shotgun sequence DNA includes these proteins:
- the wdtc1 gene encoding WD and tetratricopeptide repeats protein 1, with translation MKAANITSEILHRQIKDSRVLGFQRRYHVTDPFIKRLGLEAELQGHSGCVNCLEWNEKGNLLASGSDDQHAIVWDPFHYKKLLTMHTGHSANIFSVKFLPHSEDRILITGAADSKVHVHDLTVKETIHMFADHTNRVKRIATAPMWPNTFWSAAEDGIIRQYDLRESGKRSEVMIDLTEYCGQLVEAKCLAINPQDNNYLAVGANGPFVRLYDIRMIHSHRKSVNQNTSASVHTFCERQKTIPDGAVQYYVAGHLPVKLPDYSNRLRVLVATYVTFSPDGTELLVNMGGEQVYLFDLTFKQRPYTFLLPKKSHSSGEVQNGKTSTNGVSNGIHLPSNKFRLSESKIISNVQVDLPPYLEKIKQQANDAFARQQWTQAIQLYSRGIKDASKNAMLYGNRAAAYMKRKWDGDHYDALRDCVKAISLNPGHLKAHFRLARCLFELKYVAEALECLDDFKGKFPEQAHSSACDALDKDIKAALFSKSDNSDDKKSGSSIRFRTIGRKDSVSDDEVILRERSFDYKHRYCGHCNTTTDIKEANFFGSKGQYILSGSDDGSFFIWEKETTNLVRILQGDESIVNCLQPHPSYCFLATSGIDPVVRLWNPRPESEDINGRVVEDMEGAAQANQRRMNADPLEVMLLNMGYRITGLNSGGTDGSDDEDGTEGHVQCRPS, from the exons TTTATTGGCCTCTGGTTCAGATGATCAGCATGCCATTGTCTGGGATCCCTTCCACTATAAGAAACTCCTAACTATGCATACAGGCCATTCTGCTAACATTTTTTCAGTCAAG ttCTTGCCCCATTCAGAAGATCGCATTCTTATTACTGGAGCTGCAGACTCCAAAGTTCATGTTCATGATCTTACAGTGAAGGAAACTATTCATATGTTTGCTGATCATACCAATCGGGTGAAAAGAATTGCAACAGCCCCAATGTGGCCAAATACTTTCTGGAGTGCAGCGGAAGATGGAATCATaag ACAGTATGATCTTAGAGAGAGCGGCAAGCGGTCAGAAGTAATGATTGACCTTACAGAGTATTGTGGGCAGCTAGTAGAGGCTAAGTGTTTAGCAATCAATCCTCAAGACAACAATTATCTGGCTGTCGGAGCCAATGGACCCTTTGTGCGGCTGTATGATATTCGAATGATCCATAGTCATAG GAAATCTGTAAATCAGAACACATCAGCCAGTGTCCACACATTTTGTGAGCGTCAAAAAACAATTCCTGATGGAGCTGTACAATATTATGTAGCAG gTCATCTACCAGTTAAACTACCTGATTATAGTAACCGACTGAGGGTTTTAGTAGCTACGTATGTCACATTCAGcccagatgggacagaactgttAGTTAATATGGGTGGTGAACAG gTGTATTTGTTTGATTTGACTTTTAAACAGAGACCGTATACATTTCTATTACCAAAAAAAAGTCATTCTTCAGGAG aagTCCAAAATGGTAAAACATCAACAAATGGGGTTTCAAATGGAATTCACCTACCAAGCAACAAATTCAGATTGTCCGAAAGTAAAATCATTAGCAA cgTGCAAGTAGATTTACCACCTTatttagaaaaaattaaacaacaggCAAATGATGCTTTTGCTCGACAGCAGTGGACTCAGGCTATCCAGCTGTACAGTCGAGGTATCAAGGATGcttcaaaaaatgcaatgctataTGGGAACAGGGCAGCTGCTTATATGAAACGGAAATG GGATGGAGATCATTATGATGCTCTGAGAGACTGTGTTAAAGCCATTTCACTAAACCCAGGTCACCTGAAAGCACACTTTCGACTTGCACGTTGTCTCTTCGAATTGAAATATGTGGCAGAGGCTCTAGAGTGCTTAGATGACTTCAAGGGAAAGTTTCCTGAACAGGCCCACAGCAGTGCATGCGATGCCCTTGATAAGGATATTAAAGCTGCACTATTCTCCAAAAGTGACAACT CTGATGATAAGAAGAGTGGAAGTTCAATTCGATTCCGGACAATTGGCAGAAAAGATTCTGTTTCTGATGATGAAGTAATTTTGCGAGAGAGAAGTTTTGATTACAAACACAGATACTGTGGGCACTGCAATACTACTACAGATATCAAAGAAGCAAACTTCTTTGGCAG caAGGGACAGTACATTTTAAGTGGGTCAGATGATGGATCTTTCTTCATTTGGGAAAAGGAAACAACAAATCTTGTTCGAATTCTTCAGGGAGATGAGTCTATAGTGAATTGCCTTCAACCTCATCCTAGCTACTGTTTTTTGGCAACTAGTGGCATTGATCCTGTAGTGCGACTTTGGAATCCTCGGCCTGAG AGTGAAGATATAAATGGACGTGTAGTAGAAGACATGGAGGGGGCAGCACAGGCTAATCAACGGAGGATGAATGCTGaccctcttgaagtgatgttgctaAACATGGGCTACCGGATTACAGGACTTAACAGTGGAGGAACTGATGGATCAGATGATGAAGATGGCACAGAAGGGCATGTTCAGTGTCGACCCAGTTAG